In Lacrimispora indolis DSM 755, a genomic segment contains:
- a CDS encoding NUDIX hydrolase encodes MIEATSCGGVVIFRGKILVLYKNYKNKYEGWVLPKGTVEAGEEYKETALREVKEETGVSASIIKYIGKSQYSFNTPQDMVEKDVHWYLMMADSYYSKPQREEYFIDSGYYKFHEAYHLLKFSNEKQILEKAYNEYLDLKKSNLWGNKKYF; translated from the coding sequence ATGATTGAAGCAACGAGTTGTGGCGGTGTGGTTATTTTTCGAGGTAAAATTCTGGTTTTATATAAGAATTACAAAAATAAGTATGAAGGTTGGGTTTTGCCAAAGGGAACAGTAGAAGCGGGTGAAGAGTACAAAGAGACGGCTCTCCGGGAGGTGAAGGAAGAGACAGGGGTAAGTGCGTCCATAATCAAATACATTGGTAAGAGCCAGTACTCCTTTAACACGCCTCAGGATATGGTGGAAAAAGATGTGCACTGGTATCTAATGATGGCCGACAGCTATTACAGTAAACCACAGCGGGAAGAATATTTTATTGATTCAGGATACTATAAATTCCATGAAGCGTATCATCTTCTGAAGTTTTCCAATGAAAAGCAGATATTGGAAAAGGCCTACAATGAATATCTGGATTTAAAGAAGAGCAACTTGTGGGGCAATAAAAAGTATTTCTGA
- the ruvB gene encoding Holliday junction branch migration DNA helicase RuvB, with protein MERRIITTEVTEEDKRIEPNLRPMCLAEYIGQEKIRTNLKVYIDAAKARGESLDHVLFYGPPGLGKTTLSGIIANEMGVNMKVTSGPAIEKPGEMAAILNNLQEGDVLFVDEIHRLNRQVEEVLYPAMEDFAIDIMLGKDSSARSIRLDLPKFTLVGATTRAGLLTAPLRDRFGVVQKLEFYTPQELKIIVCRSAKVLQVEIEEEGAAEIAKRSRGTPRLANRLLKRVRDFAQVKYDGIITKEVADFALDILDVDKFGLDYNDRAILTTMIEKFAGGPVGLDTLAASLGEDAGTLEDVYEPYLLMNGFINRTSRGRVATERAYEHLGIPVCP; from the coding sequence ATGGAACGTAGAATTATAACCACAGAGGTAACAGAAGAAGATAAAAGGATTGAGCCGAACTTAAGGCCAATGTGTCTGGCTGAGTACATTGGGCAGGAAAAGATACGGACCAATTTAAAAGTGTATATTGATGCTGCTAAGGCCAGAGGGGAATCCCTGGACCACGTTTTATTTTACGGGCCTCCCGGTCTGGGAAAGACCACTCTTTCAGGGATCATTGCCAATGAAATGGGAGTTAATATGAAGGTTACTTCAGGGCCTGCAATCGAAAAACCGGGGGAAATGGCTGCCATACTGAACAATCTCCAGGAAGGCGATGTGCTGTTTGTAGATGAGATCCACCGCTTAAACCGTCAGGTGGAAGAGGTGCTGTATCCGGCCATGGAGGATTTTGCCATTGATATCATGCTGGGAAAGGATTCTTCAGCCAGGTCCATAAGGCTGGACCTTCCCAAATTCACTTTGGTGGGAGCAACTACCAGGGCAGGGCTTTTGACTGCCCCTTTAAGAGACAGGTTCGGCGTAGTGCAGAAGCTGGAATTTTACACGCCTCAGGAGCTGAAGATCATTGTCTGCCGTTCTGCCAAAGTCCTTCAGGTGGAAATTGAGGAAGAGGGAGCTGCAGAAATTGCCAAACGTTCCAGAGGAACCCCCAGACTTGCCAACCGACTGTTAAAGAGAGTGAGGGATTTCGCCCAGGTGAAATACGATGGCATCATTACAAAGGAAGTGGCGGATTTTGCCCTTGACATCCTGGATGTGGATAAGTTTGGCCTGGATTATAATGACCGGGCGATCCTGACCACAATGATTGAGAAGTTTGCCGGCGGTCCCGTAGGGCTGGATACCCTGGCCGCTTCCCTGGGAGAGGATGCCGGCACTCTGGAAGATGTTTATGAGCCTTATCTTCTGATGAACGGATTTATAAACCGCACCTCCAGAGGGCGTGTTGCAACGGAACGGGCGTATGAGCATCTTGGAATACCTGTATGTCCATAG
- a CDS encoding FtsW/RodA/SpoVE family cell cycle protein yields MINLIIDISRYLMILLIALYTYLNFRFFSLPDEIRKKKIYRRQNFDMFLIHLLAYLVIWLETKDERMLVFYVAQVVFFFTYLFLYRLIYRNASRLLVNNMCMLLTVGFIMLTRLSFDRSIKQFVIVASAALVTFVIPFVIDRVWQLSRIPWVYGIVGLLLLGIVCVTGSSSYGAQLSLEIGGYSFQPSEFVKISYVFFIATMFYRSASIRTILIVTAAAALHVLILVASRDLGSALIFFITYVFMLFVATGKWRYLLAGAGGGALAAMLAFQLFSHVRTRVSAWINPWEDIAGKGYQITQSLFAIGTGGWFGMGLYRGMPRKIPVVEKDFIFSAVSEELGGIFALCVLLICLGCFLQFMMIASQMQAVFYKLIAFGLGTIYIIQVFLTVGGVTKFIPSTGVTLPLVSYGGSSILSTFIIFGIIQGLYILKRNEEEEEKYEG; encoded by the coding sequence ATGATTAATCTGATTATTGATATCTCCAGATATCTGATGATACTGTTGATTGCATTATACACATATTTGAATTTCCGTTTTTTTTCGCTTCCGGATGAAATCAGGAAAAAGAAAATTTACAGGCGGCAGAACTTTGACATGTTTCTCATTCATCTGCTGGCTTATCTGGTCATCTGGCTGGAGACAAAGGATGAACGGATGCTGGTGTTTTACGTGGCCCAGGTGGTGTTTTTTTTCACTTACCTGTTTTTGTACAGGCTGATTTACCGCAATGCATCCAGATTGCTGGTCAATAATATGTGCATGCTTCTTACCGTAGGCTTTATCATGCTGACCAGACTTTCTTTTGACCGGTCGATCAAGCAGTTTGTTATCGTTGCCTCGGCAGCCCTGGTAACCTTTGTGATCCCCTTTGTCATTGACAGGGTATGGCAGCTGAGCAGGATCCCATGGGTCTACGGGATCGTAGGGCTTCTCCTTCTGGGAATCGTATGTGTTACCGGGTCCAGCAGCTACGGCGCCCAGCTTTCCCTGGAGATTGGCGGCTATTCCTTCCAGCCTTCGGAATTTGTAAAGATCAGCTATGTCTTTTTTATAGCTACCATGTTTTACCGGTCTGCCAGCATTCGGACGATCCTTATTGTAACCGCAGCTGCAGCTCTTCATGTACTCATTCTGGTGGCTTCCAGGGATCTTGGAAGCGCCCTCATTTTCTTTATCACCTATGTATTCATGCTTTTTGTGGCAACGGGAAAATGGCGGTATCTTCTGGCCGGGGCAGGAGGCGGAGCATTGGCAGCCATGCTGGCCTTTCAACTGTTCAGCCATGTAAGGACCAGAGTGTCGGCATGGATAAATCCCTGGGAAGATATTGCGGGAAAGGGATACCAGATCACCCAGTCTTTGTTTGCCATTGGAACCGGGGGCTGGTTTGGCATGGGACTTTACCGGGGAATGCCAAGAAAGATTCCGGTGGTGGAAAAGGATTTCATATTTTCCGCTGTTTCGGAAGAGCTGGGAGGCATCTTTGCCCTGTGTGTTCTTCTCATCTGCCTTGGCTGCTTTTTACAGTTCATGATGATCGCCAGCCAGATGCAGGCGGTGTTTTATAAGCTGATTGCATTTGGTCTTGGAACCATTTATATCATTCAGGTATTTTTGACCGTAGGTGGGGTGACAAAGTTCATTCCTTCCACAGGAGTGACGCTTCCCCTGGTCAGCTATGGGGGAAGCTCTATATTAAGCACCTTTATCATTTTTGGGATAATCCAGGGACTCTATATACTCAAACGCAATGAAGAGGAAGAAGAAAAATATGAAGGCTAA
- a CDS encoding cold shock domain-containing protein produces the protein MKGTVKWFNNQKGYGFISDEQGNDVFVHYSGLNMDGFKSLDEGAAVEFDVVDGAKGPQATNVIKI, from the coding sequence ATGAAAGGTACAGTTAAGTGGTTTAATAACCAAAAGGGTTACGGATTTATTTCCGACGAACAGGGTAACGATGTATTTGTTCACTACTCAGGTCTTAATATGGACGGCTTCAAGTCCTTAGATGAAGGCGCTGCTGTAGAGTTCGATGTGGTAGACGGAGCTAAGGGACCACAGGCTACAAACGTTATCAAAATATAA
- a CDS encoding U32 family peptidase — protein MKAAVAAGADAVYMGGSRFGARAFAENPEEDKLLEAIDYIHLHGRKLYLTVNTLMKEQEIEELYDYLVPYFRHGLDAVIVQDMGTFAFIREHFPGLPIHASTQMTITGAYGAKILKDLGAERVVTARELSLKEIKNIRDQMDVEIESFVHGALCYCYSGQCLFSSLIGGRSGNRGRCAQTCRLPYEVKREGQALGGKDDRYSLSLKDLNTLDILPDLIEAGVYSLKIEGRMKSPRYTAGVVSIYRKYTDLYLTQGREGYQVEEQDKKALLDLFDRGGQTEGYYKRQNGRDMVVWKEKPAFREGNQQLLNYLDKNFVEKQVREPVLGTALFEEGKNASLVLNACGHHAAVTGELVQIAQNQPATEEKVRKQLDKTGNTPFYFESLDIKIKGNVFLPVQALNDLRRRGLEALENEILRAYRKDGQEVPVKACDKAGYSPKAALEGPELTVSLERPDCLDVAVSSSDVKRIYIDAAEFKPELWKDSVESCHRAGKECMLTMPHIFRTLAKQFFDKYLTELKAAEFDGFLIRSLEETGYLKEKGIRGRLIFDFGMYGMNNYAQKMLKKLGADELTWPVELNSRELGKLKVPGELLVYGRLPMMVTAQCLHQGLERCDRTPVVLTLKDRMGKIFPVKNHCAFCYNSIYNSAPVSLLGLQEAVKGLSPSNLRLQFTTENKAQTKSVIQSFSDGFLHEREAKLPFEEFTRGHFKRGVE, from the coding sequence ATGAAGGCAGCGGTAGCGGCAGGTGCCGATGCGGTCTATATGGGCGGAAGCCGGTTTGGAGCGAGGGCTTTTGCAGAAAATCCTGAAGAGGACAAGCTGCTGGAAGCCATTGATTACATCCATCTTCATGGGCGGAAGCTGTACTTAACCGTTAATACGCTGATGAAGGAGCAGGAGATAGAGGAGCTTTATGATTATCTTGTTCCATATTTCAGGCATGGCCTGGATGCGGTTATTGTACAGGATATGGGAACCTTTGCTTTTATTCGGGAACATTTTCCGGGACTTCCCATTCATGCCAGCACGCAGATGACCATTACCGGCGCTTACGGGGCTAAAATTTTAAAGGACCTGGGAGCAGAACGGGTGGTCACTGCCAGGGAATTGTCTTTAAAGGAAATAAAAAATATCAGGGATCAGATGGATGTGGAGATTGAAAGCTTTGTACACGGCGCGTTGTGCTACTGCTATTCCGGCCAGTGCCTGTTCAGCAGCCTCATTGGAGGACGAAGCGGGAACAGGGGGCGATGCGCTCAGACCTGCCGTCTGCCCTATGAGGTGAAACGGGAAGGACAGGCTCTTGGAGGAAAGGATGACCGCTATAGTCTCAGCCTTAAGGATTTAAACACCCTGGATATCCTTCCGGACCTGATAGAGGCCGGAGTCTATTCCCTGAAAATTGAAGGAAGGATGAAAAGTCCCAGATATACGGCCGGAGTGGTAAGCATTTACCGCAAATACACGGACCTTTATCTGACCCAGGGAAGAGAAGGCTATCAGGTGGAAGAACAGGATAAGAAGGCTCTTCTGGATCTGTTTGACAGGGGCGGCCAGACTGAGGGATACTATAAGCGGCAAAATGGGCGGGATATGGTAGTCTGGAAGGAAAAGCCTGCTTTTCGGGAGGGCAACCAGCAGCTGTTGAATTATCTTGATAAGAATTTTGTGGAAAAACAGGTGAGGGAGCCTGTGTTGGGAACCGCTCTTTTTGAAGAAGGGAAGAATGCTTCCTTGGTGTTAAATGCCTGCGGCCATCATGCCGCTGTCACCGGGGAGTTGGTCCAGATTGCCCAGAATCAGCCTGCCACTGAGGAAAAGGTGAGAAAGCAGCTGGATAAGACGGGAAATACGCCCTTTTATTTTGAAAGCCTTGATATTAAGATAAAAGGAAATGTATTCTTGCCGGTTCAGGCTCTTAATGACTTACGCAGGCGCGGGCTGGAAGCTTTGGAAAATGAGATTCTCAGAGCTTACAGAAAGGATGGGCAGGAAGTACCGGTAAAAGCCTGTGATAAAGCTGGTTACAGCCCAAAAGCGGCTTTGGAAGGTCCGGAGCTTACGGTTTCTCTGGAGAGGCCGGATTGCCTTGATGTGGCAGTATCCAGCTCTGATGTGAAAAGAATTTATATTGATGCTGCGGAATTTAAGCCGGAATTGTGGAAGGATTCTGTAGAATCTTGCCATAGAGCAGGAAAGGAGTGCATGCTTACCATGCCTCATATCTTCCGGACTCTGGCAAAACAGTTTTTTGATAAATATTTAACGGAACTTAAGGCTGCTGAATTTGACGGGTTTTTGATCCGTTCTCTGGAGGAGACCGGTTATTTAAAGGAAAAGGGAATCAGGGGACGCCTGATATTTGACTTTGGCATGTATGGAATGAACAATTATGCCCAGAAAATGCTAAAGAAGCTGGGAGCGGATGAGCTTACCTGGCCGGTAGAATTAAACAGCCGGGAATTGGGAAAACTAAAAGTTCCGGGAGAGCTGCTGGTATATGGCCGCCTTCCCATGATGGTGACTGCCCAGTGTCTTCATCAGGGACTGGAGCGGTGTGACAGGACTCCGGTTGTTCTTACATTAAAGGACCGTATGGGAAAAATTTTTCCGGTAAAAAACCACTGTGCGTTCTGCTACAATTCTATCTATAATTCGGCCCCGGTATCTCTCCTGGGTCTCCAGGAGGCTGTGAAGGGTTTATCTCCTTCTAACCTGCGGCTTCAGTTCACTACGGAGAATAAAGCACAGACAAAATCGGTGATACAAAGCTTTTCTGACGGATTCCTTCATGAAAGAGAAGCAAAGTTACCCTTTGAAGAGTTCACGAGAGGTCATTTCAAACGCGGTGTAGAGTAG
- a CDS encoding DUF5662 family protein, with translation MKFMNFWGHFCTINIHKARVMKNCFRVGLIKQGLLHDLSKYSPEEFIPGVLYYQGTRSPNAAEREDKGYSRAWLHHKGRNKHHYEYWIDFTTDMSEGLVGHKMPLNYVIEMMMDRIAASKTYKGKDYTDASPWEYYMHAKNYMVIAPETRKLLERLLLMLKNQGEKKTFSYIRYLLKKGDYPEEKK, from the coding sequence ATGAAGTTTATGAATTTCTGGGGGCATTTTTGCACCATTAATATACACAAAGCCAGGGTCATGAAAAACTGTTTTCGAGTGGGCCTTATAAAGCAGGGACTGCTTCACGATTTATCAAAATACAGTCCGGAAGAATTCATACCTGGTGTTCTTTATTATCAGGGGACCAGAAGTCCCAACGCTGCGGAAAGAGAGGACAAGGGCTATTCAAGGGCCTGGCTCCATCACAAGGGCCGCAACAAGCATCATTATGAATACTGGATCGATTTTACCACGGACATGTCGGAGGGACTGGTAGGCCATAAGATGCCATTAAATTATGTCATTGAGATGATGATGGACCGGATCGCCGCATCGAAAACCTATAAGGGAAAGGATTACACCGATGCATCACCCTGGGAATATTATATGCACGCAAAAAACTACATGGTCATTGCCCCGGAAACGAGAAAATTGTTGGAAAGACTTCTTCTCATGCTGAAAAACCAGGGAGAAAAAAAGACATTTTCTTACATCAGGTATTTGTTGAAAAAAGGGGATTATCCGGAAGAGAAAAAGTGA
- the ruvA gene encoding Holliday junction branch migration protein RuvA, whose product MISFIKGPLVEIFEDTVVIESGNMGFEIHVPLSVLEKLPGIGTETKLYTYFQVREDAMCLYGFLNRQDLQMFKQLISVNGIGPKGALGVLSALKPDDLRKAIVSGDAKAISKAPGVGAKTAQRIILDLKDKIDMAEVLPPGFAEPGNGAVLAGGVAGEAMEALAALGYSAAEAGRAVRQVEVTESMTVEDVLKASLKHLAFI is encoded by the coding sequence GTGATTTCTTTTATAAAAGGGCCGTTGGTTGAAATATTTGAAGATACCGTTGTAATAGAAAGCGGGAATATGGGATTTGAAATACATGTTCCCTTATCAGTGTTAGAAAAGCTGCCGGGAATCGGTACTGAGACAAAACTGTATACATATTTTCAGGTGAGAGAGGATGCCATGTGCCTCTACGGTTTTTTAAACCGTCAGGATCTGCAGATGTTTAAGCAGCTTATAAGTGTAAACGGGATAGGTCCCAAGGGAGCGTTAGGCGTTCTTTCTGCCCTTAAGCCGGATGATTTAAGAAAGGCCATTGTTTCAGGAGATGCCAAGGCTATTTCCAAGGCGCCGGGGGTGGGAGCAAAGACTGCCCAAAGGATCATTCTGGATTTAAAGGATAAAATTGATATGGCTGAAGTCCTTCCTCCCGGATTTGCGGAACCAGGAAACGGAGCCGTTTTGGCCGGCGGAGTGGCCGGGGAGGCCATGGAAGCGCTGGCAGCTTTGGGATATTCTGCAGCCGAGGCGGGCCGGGCAGTCCGTCAGGTGGAAGTGACGGAGTCCATGACAGTGGAAGATGTGCTTAAGGCGTCTTTAAAGCATTTGGCATTTATATAG
- a CDS encoding peptidoglycan D,D-transpeptidase FtsI family protein produces MKANPNPKANHHILMLTYGVVLLFVGLGIYFGYFLLVGSDNVINNSYNARLDSFADRVVRGEIYSNDGRVLARTEVDGEGNETRVYPYDSLFAHVVGYSTNGKTGLEALSNFYLLTSHVNLIEQVVNELSTVKNPGDSVFSTLDVDLQKTAYDALGKRKGAVIVMEPDTGKILAMVSKPDYNPNTLAADWSQLVAEDNTSGQLLNRATQGLYPPGSTFKLVTALEYMRENPSSYRDYTFDCSGVYQNGEYTIRCYHGTAHGHQNLEQAFANSCNGAFSSLGLQLDLNGLKNTADQLLFNTDLPLPIGGSKSSYTMGSGADTWQILQTAIGQGQTQITPIHNAMIVAAIANGGTLMRPYLIDHVENAGGDVIKKFMPQSYGSLMTAVEAADLTEFMRNVVTEGTGSALRTDAYTVAGKTGSAEFEKGKETHAWFVGFAPAEHPKVVISVIAEESGSGGQTAAPIARALFDLYFSR; encoded by the coding sequence ATGAAGGCTAATCCAAATCCAAAAGCAAATCACCATATCCTGATGCTCACCTATGGGGTCGTACTGCTTTTTGTAGGGCTTGGGATTTATTTCGGCTACTTTCTTTTGGTAGGAAGCGATAATGTGATCAACAATTCCTATAACGCCAGGCTTGACAGCTTTGCCGACCGGGTGGTGCGGGGGGAGATTTACAGCAATGACGGCAGAGTCCTTGCCAGAACAGAGGTGGATGGAGAAGGGAATGAGACAAGGGTATATCCTTATGATTCCCTGTTTGCCCATGTGGTGGGATATTCCACCAATGGGAAGACCGGTCTGGAGGCACTGTCCAATTTCTATCTGCTTACCAGTCATGTAAATCTCATAGAGCAGGTGGTAAATGAATTGTCAACCGTAAAAAATCCCGGCGACAGCGTTTTCTCTACCCTTGATGTGGATCTTCAGAAAACGGCTTATGACGCTTTGGGAAAGCGGAAAGGGGCGGTGATTGTGATGGAACCGGATACAGGCAAGATCCTTGCCATGGTGTCTAAGCCGGATTACAATCCCAACACCCTGGCTGCTGACTGGAGTCAGCTGGTGGCTGAGGATAACACCTCGGGACAGCTGTTAAACCGCGCCACCCAGGGACTTTATCCTCCAGGGTCCACCTTTAAGCTGGTGACTGCCCTGGAATATATGAGGGAAAATCCGTCCAGTTACAGGGATTACACCTTTGACTGCAGCGGGGTTTATCAAAATGGAGAATATACCATCCGGTGTTATCACGGGACAGCCCATGGGCATCAGAATCTGGAGCAGGCATTTGCAAATTCCTGTAACGGAGCTTTTTCCAGCCTTGGTTTGCAGCTGGATTTAAATGGACTAAAGAATACTGCGGACCAGCTTTTGTTTAATACGGATCTGCCTTTGCCCATTGGCGGCAGCAAAAGCTCCTATACCATGGGAAGCGGTGCGGACACATGGCAGATCCTTCAGACCGCCATCGGCCAGGGCCAGACCCAGATAACACCCATTCATAATGCCATGATCGTTGCGGCCATTGCCAACGGTGGAACCCTTATGAGGCCCTATCTCATTGACCACGTGGAAAACGCGGGGGGGGATGTCATTAAAAAATTCATGCCTCAGTCCTATGGCAGCCTTATGACTGCAGTGGAAGCGGCCGATTTGACTGAGTTTATGCGGAATGTGGTGACTGAGGGAACCGGCTCTGCTCTCAGGACCGATGCCTATACAGTAGCCGGGAAGACCGGCTCTGCGGAATTTGAAAAAGGCAAGGAAACCCATGCCTGGTTTGTGGGTTTCGCTCCGGCAGAGCATCCCAAGGTAGTCATCAGCGTGATTGCGGAGGAAAGCGGCTCCGGCGGGCAAACGGCAGCTCCCATTGCCAGAGCTCTTTTTGATTTATATTTTTCCAGATAA
- a CDS encoding ribonuclease H-like domain-containing protein has translation MITLQNTIAFHETYPFDRIGRREDLLFFDIETTGFSGEYSTLYLIGCVYYRKGCWNLVQWFADTLDSEKELLETFFKFLKDFTTIIHFNGDGFDIPYLLKRCLAHGMIYDFSGVKSLDIYKKIRPYRGLLGLPSMKQKAIEEFLKVERKDLYSGGQLIEVYRDYLITHDKYLFDLLILHNEDDLKGMPLILPILNYPDFLEHGFSLEHQELVCREDIFGREFHSVRLTCKNGFAVPVGFSKSNSLVFLEAEGECLTVTVDLYEGELKYFYPDYKNYYYLIYEDKAIHKSVAEYVDKEARIKATAKTCYTRRDGCYLPQFSPLWTPCLQMDFKDKITYVSYEPDFFEDEEKLCLYIRHLLDTMCR, from the coding sequence ATGATCACTTTACAGAATACCATTGCATTTCATGAAACATATCCCTTTGACCGGATCGGAAGACGGGAAGATCTTCTGTTCTTTGATATTGAAACCACAGGCTTCTCCGGGGAATATTCTACCCTTTATCTCATTGGATGCGTTTACTACCGGAAGGGCTGCTGGAACCTGGTCCAATGGTTTGCAGATACTCTGGATTCGGAAAAAGAACTGTTAGAAACCTTTTTTAAATTCCTAAAGGATTTTACAACAATCATACATTTTAACGGGGACGGTTTCGATATCCCCTATCTTTTAAAACGCTGTCTTGCCCACGGCATGATTTATGATTTTTCCGGCGTAAAAAGCCTGGATATTTATAAAAAAATACGTCCCTACCGGGGGCTTCTCGGACTTCCTTCCATGAAGCAAAAGGCCATTGAGGAATTCTTAAAAGTGGAGCGGAAGGATCTTTATTCCGGCGGTCAGCTGATCGAGGTTTACAGGGACTATCTTATTACCCATGATAAATATTTATTTGATCTTTTAATATTACATAATGAAGATGATTTAAAAGGAATGCCCCTGATTCTTCCTATATTAAATTATCCGGACTTTCTGGAGCATGGCTTCTCCCTGGAACACCAGGAGCTGGTATGCCGGGAGGACATCTTTGGCCGGGAGTTCCACTCCGTACGGCTTACCTGCAAAAATGGTTTTGCCGTTCCCGTTGGATTCTCAAAATCCAATTCCCTGGTATTCCTGGAAGCAGAAGGGGAATGCCTGACCGTAACCGTTGATCTTTATGAAGGGGAATTAAAATATTTTTATCCGGACTATAAAAATTACTATTATCTGATCTATGAAGATAAGGCCATTCACAAAAGCGTAGCGGAATACGTGGATAAGGAAGCCCGGATCAAGGCCACGGCCAAGACCTGCTACACCCGCAGGGACGGCTGCTACCTCCCCCAGTTTTCGCCCCTGTGGACTCCCTGCCTCCAAATGGATTTCAAAGATAAAATCACATATGTTTCCTATGAACCGGATTTCTTTGAAGATGAAGAAAAGCTTTGCCTTTATATCCGTCATCTGCTGGATACCATGTGCCGGTAA
- a CDS encoding cell division protein ZapA, with protein sequence MDSKRNTEVLIDGKIYALGGSEEESYIQRLASYINEMIMTLKHQAGFTKQSAEYQNIMIQLNMADDYFKAREQIARLEQQKAEMEKETYSLKHELVATQMKLESARMELAEARKSADSGKKE encoded by the coding sequence ATGGATTCCAAACGCAATACAGAAGTTTTGATAGATGGCAAGATTTATGCATTGGGCGGTAGCGAAGAAGAAAGCTATATCCAGCGCCTGGCCAGTTACATCAATGAGATGATCATGACTTTAAAGCATCAGGCAGGGTTCACGAAGCAAAGCGCAGAATACCAGAATATCATGATCCAGTTAAATATGGCAGATGATTACTTTAAAGCCAGAGAGCAGATCGCCAGACTGGAGCAGCAGAAGGCGGAAATGGAAAAGGAGACCTATAGCTTAAAGCATGAGCTTGTGGCCACCCAGATGAAGCTTGAATCGGCAAGGATGGAACTGGCGGAAGCCAGGAAATCTGCGGATTCCGGTAAGAAGGAATAA
- the hslO gene encoding Hsp33 family molecular chaperone HslO — MTDYIVRATAGDHQIRAFAATTRELVEHARQAHNTSPVATAALGRLLTAGSMMGIMMKGEDDLLTIKIQGSGPIEGLTVTADSKGDVKGYVYNPGVMLPPSPAGKLDVGGAVGEGVLSVIKDIGMKEPYVGQTILVGGEIAEDLTYYYAASEQTPSSVALGVLMNKDNTVKQAGGFIIQLLPGASETVIESLEKKLGEITSITELLDQGNTPEMILEHILGEFGLEMMEQVPTRFYCNCDKARVEKALVSIGKKELQEMIDEGNTIEVNCHFCNKNYDFTVEDLKRLHERS, encoded by the coding sequence ATGACTGATTATATTGTCAGAGCCACGGCAGGAGATCATCAGATCCGTGCCTTTGCGGCTACTACCAGAGAACTGGTGGAGCATGCAAGACAGGCTCATAATACAAGCCCTGTAGCTACGGCTGCTTTAGGCAGATTGCTGACTGCAGGAAGCATGATGGGTATCATGATGAAGGGGGAAGATGATTTACTGACCATAAAGATTCAGGGAAGCGGCCCTATTGAAGGCCTTACGGTGACTGCTGATTCAAAGGGAGATGTAAAAGGCTATGTTTACAATCCCGGCGTCATGCTTCCTCCCAGTCCTGCAGGAAAGCTGGACGTAGGAGGTGCGGTAGGAGAGGGAGTCTTAAGCGTTATTAAGGATATTGGCATGAAAGAGCCTTATGTGGGACAGACCATATTGGTAGGCGGAGAGATTGCAGAAGACTTAACTTATTATTATGCCGCTTCGGAGCAGACACCGTCATCAGTGGCACTGGGTGTTTTAATGAATAAGGACAACACAGTGAAACAGGCCGGCGGCTTTATTATCCAGCTATTGCCGGGGGCGTCTGAAACGGTCATTGAAAGCCTGGAGAAAAAGCTGGGAGAGATTACCTCCATTACAGAGCTTCTGGATCAGGGAAATACACCGGAAATGATCCTTGAGCACATTCTGGGAGAGTTTGGTCTGGAAATGATGGAGCAGGTACCCACCCGTTTTTACTGCAACTGCGATAAGGCCAGGGTGGAAAAAGCTTTGGTCAGCATAGGGAAAAAGGAACTTCAGGAAATGATCGACGAAGGAAATACCATTGAAGTGAACTGCCATTTCTGCAATAAAAATTATGATTTTACGGTGGAAGATTTAAAAAGACTTCATGAAAGATCATAA